Proteins encoded by one window of Arachis hypogaea cultivar Tifrunner chromosome 1, arahy.Tifrunner.gnm2.J5K5, whole genome shotgun sequence:
- the LOC112707068 gene encoding cation/H(+) antiporter 19: MATPNPVTAAAPPACPAPMKATSNGAFHHENPLDYALPLLIVQICIVVGFTRFLAFLCKPLRQPRVIAEIIGGLLLGPSAFGRNQKFLNTIFPKKSLTVLDTIANVGLLFFLFLVGLELDVRSIKRTGPKALAIAVCGITFPFLLGVGTSFVLRATISQGVQPLAFIVFMGVALSITAFPVLARILAELKLLTTDVGSIAMSAAAVNDVAAWILLALAIAVSGDNTSPIISLWVLLCGAGFILFAVYGIRPLLVIMAKHSLSGEPVKETYICFTLTLVLACSFLTDTIGIHALFGAFVVGIIVPKDGPFAGVLIEKIEDLVSGIFLPLYFVSSGLKTNVATISGGTSWALLALVIFNACFGKIVGTVVVSLSCKVPFRESLALGFLMNTKGLVELIVLNIGKDRKVLNDQAFAICVLMALFTTFITTPIVMAVYKPARRGAPYKHKTIQRKDLDTELRMLACFHSTRSIPTLLNLIESSRGTKKFGKLCIYAMHLMELSERSSAITMAHKARRNGLPFWNNKPDDANANNDHMIIAFQAYGKLNKVNVRPMTAISDLANIHVDICTSAHQKRAAMIVLPFHKHQLVDGSMESLGSSFRHMNELVLSHAPCSVGILVDRGLGGASQVQASDVSYNIVVLFFGGRDCREALSYGMRMAQHPGISLTVVKFVTAPGKSLAFGAKLVAVSVDKQQKVVTEIDENEKQLDEELWNEFLGKSIKYEERLVDSRNDIEAALREMSRSSLILVGRMPSVAPLIYNSDSAQLGPVGSFLASSEFSTTASVVVIQQYNPAADAHPLVMEEIDQLEEPDTPL; the protein is encoded by the exons atggctacgCCGAATCCAGTAACAGCAGCAGCACCACCAGCATGTCCAGCACCAATGAAAGCCACGTCCAATGGGGCGTTCCACCATGAAAATCCTCTTGACTATGCTCTTCCATTGCTAATTGTTCAAATATGTATCGTTGTTGGCTTCACCAGATTCCTTGCATTCCTTTGCAAACCCCTTAGACAGCCTAGAGTTATTGCAGAGATCATC GGAGGATTACTGCTAGGACCATCTGCATTTGGACGAAACCAGAAGTTTCTAAACACAATCTTTCCAAAGAAGAGCTTAACAGTTCTGGACACCATAGCCAATGTAGGTCTCTTGTTCTTCTTGTTTCTCGTTGGTCTTGAGCTTGATGTCCGCTCCATTAAGCGTACTGGGCCAAAGGCCTTAGCCATTGCCGTGTGCGGCATCACTTTCCCTTTCCTTCTCGGCGTTGGGACCTCTTTTGTTCTCAGAGCAACCATCTCACAAGGTGTTCAGCCACTTGCCTTCATTGTTTTCATGGGCGTGGCTCTATCTATCACTGCCTTCCCTGTCTTGGCTCGAATCCTCGCCGAGCTCAAGCTTCTAACCACTGATGTTGGAAGCATTGCCATGTCTGCTGCTGCAGTGAATGATGTTGCAGCATGGATACTCCTAGCTCTTGCAATAGCTGTCTCCGGTGACAACACTTCTCCGATAATCTCTCTTTGGGTTCTGCTTTGTGGTGCCGGTTTTATACTCTTTGCTGTGTATGGCATAAGGCCTTTGCTGGTGATAATGGCGAAGCATTCGCTGTCTGGGGAGCCGGTTAAAGAGACCTACATATGCTTCACGTTGACGTTGGTTTTGGCTTGTAGTTTTCTGACCGATACAATTGGTATCCATGCTCTGTTTGGTGCATTTGTGGTTGGTATCATTGTCCCAAAAGATGGTCCTTTTGCTGGGGTTTTGATTGAGAAGATTGAAGACTTGGTCAGTGGGATTTTCTTGCCACTATATTTTGTGTCTAGTGGGTTGAAGACAAATGTGGCTACTATCAGTGGAGGCACTTCTTGGGCATTGCTTGCACTTGTTATTTTCAATGCTTGCTTTGGAAAGATTGTTGGCACTGTTGTGGTGTCACTCTCATGTAAGGTGCCTTTTAGAGAATCATTGGCACTTGGCTTTCTCATGAACACTAAGGGTTTGGTAGAGCTCATTGTTCTCAACATTGGAAAGGATCGCAAG GTGCTGAACGACCAAGCATTTGCAATTTGTGTTCTGATGGCACTTTTCACCACCTTCATCACGACCCCAATAGTGATGGCAGTGTACAAGCCAGCTCGGAGAGGAGCACCATACAAACACAAAACAATCCAGCGCAAGGATCTCGACACAGAGCTGAGGATGCTGGCATGTTTCCACAGCACACGCAGCATCCCAACCTTGCTCAACCTCATCGAATCTTCCCGCGGAACCAAGAAGTTTGGGAAGCTTTGCATTTACGCCATGCACCTTATGGAGCTCTCAGAGCGCTCCTCTGCCATCACTATGGCCCACAAGGCACGCAGGAACGGCCTTCCTTTCTGGAACAACAAACCCGACGACGCCAACGCCAACAACGATCACATGATCATTGCTTTCCAGGCTTACGGAAAACTCAACAAGGTTAACGTTCGTCCCATGACTGCTATCTCTGATCTCGCTAACATCCATGTAGATATCTGCACTAGCGCTCACCAAAAGCGTGCTGCAATGATTGTCCTTCCATTCCACAAGCACCAACTCGTTGATGGATCCATGGAGTCTCTGGGAAGCTCGTTCCGTCACATGAACGAgcttgttttgagccacgctCCTTGCTCTGTGGGGATCTTGGTTGACCGTGGACTAGGCGGCGCAAGCCAGGTTCAAGCATCTGACGTGTCATACAACATAGTTGTGTTGTTCTTCGGTGGACGTGATTGTAGAGAAGCACTTTCTTATGGTATGAGGATGGCACAGCACCCGGGTATCTCGCTGACGGTTGTTAAGTTTGTTACAGCACCGGGGAAGAGCCTGGCCTTCGGGGCGAAGCTTGTGGCTGTGTCAGTAGACAAGCAACAGAAAGTGGTTACAGAGATTGATGAAAACGAAAAACAGTTAGACGAGGAGTTGTGGAACGAGTTCTTGGGGAAGTCAATCAAGTATGAGGAGAGACTAGTGGATAGCCGAAACGACATTGAGGCTGCTTTGAGGGAGATGAGTAGGTCCAGCCTTATTTTGGTTGGTAGAATGCCATCCGTTGCACCCTTGATTTACAACAGTGACTCTGCTCAACTTGGCCCTGTTGGAAGCTTCTTGGCTTCTTCGGAATTCTCAACCACTGCGTCTGTTGTTGTTATCCAACAGTACAATCCAGCTGCTGATGCTCACCCACTCGTCATGGAGGAAATTGATCAACTTGAGGAGCCTGATACCCCGCTCTGA
- the LOC112766345 gene encoding self-incompatibility protein S1, whose translation MEAYVAILAKITYLVALLFLVIGLCTPIVVEAKHVSIKNRLGSGKNMTLHCKSKDTDLGEHSIAYGDEFGWDFHDDVVGTTLFYCDLEWERVQEYHFDAYDFHRDFVRCGGDGCSWLISAEGMYGSNSQTGIWEFMYHWPN comes from the coding sequence ATGGAAGCTTATGTGGCAATATTAGCAAAGATAACTTATCTTGTTGCCCTGCTTTTTCTGGTAATAGGGTTGTGCACCCCAATTGTTGTTGAGGCCAAACATGTGAGCATCAAGAACAGGCTGGGATCTGGGAAGAACATGACCCTGCATTGTAAATCCAAAGATACTGATCTGGGTGAGCATAGTATAGCATATGGGGATGAGTTTGGGTGGGACTTCCATGACGACGTTGTTGGAACCACACTCTTTTACTGTGATTTGGAGTGGGAGAGAGTTCAGGAGTACCATTTTGATGCCTATGACTTCCACAGGGACTTTGTCCGATGCGGTGGTGATGGATGTTCATGGCTGATATCTGCTGAAGGCATGTATGGTTCAAATAGTCAAACAGGGATCTGGGAATTCATGTACCATTGGCCAAACTGA
- the LOC112707078 gene encoding rhomboid-like protein 14, mitochondrial: MEVRIGRSVSRGMIPLLALHAFSEYYRSNSKPPVTAALIAANTLIYLRPSFLPSIDQVWFNPHLILRHKDLKRFLLSPFYHIGEPHLVYNMLSLLWKGIQLETSMGSFEFASMVASLLALSQGITLMLSKSLLLFFDYERPYYREYAVGFSGVLFAMKVVLNSRSDEYTSVHGVIVPSRYAAWAELILIQMFVPGASFLGHLGGILAGILYMKLRGNYFGSDPLSVLMRSVGSALNWPVRFLGGLFRSRRGRITGRGTVGGGGNRRRRVNSGDNGGFWRCQACTYDNSGYLSVCEMCATTRDGSGLASMQWDRDLDGLPLDELRRRRIDRFTGRR, translated from the exons ATGGAAGTGAGAATCGGAAGAAGCGTTTCTCGGGGAATGATCCCACTGCTGGCCCTCCACGCCTTCAGCGAGTACTACCGCTCCAACTCAAAACCCCCCGTCACCGCCGCCCTCATCGCCGCCAACACCCTCATCTACCTCCGCCCCTCCTTCCTCCCCTCCATCGACCAAGTCTGGTTCAACCCCCACCTCATCCTCAGG CACAAGGACCTGAAGCGCTTTCTCTTATCGCCGTTCTACCACATCGGAGAACCTCATCTTGTCTACAACATGCTCTCCCTTCTCTGGAAGGGGATCCAATTGGAGACATCAATGGGAAGCTTCGAATTCGCTTCCATGGTGGCTTCTTTGCTCGCTTTGTCGCAGGGGATCACGCTCATGCTCTCCAAATCGCTGCTTCTCTTCTTCGATTACGAGAGACCTTACTACCGCGAGTACGCGGTTGGATTCTCCGGTGTTCTCTTTGCCATGAAGGTCGTCCTCAACTCCCGCTCCGACGAATACACCTCCGTCCACGGCGTTATTGTGCCCTCGCGGTACGCCGCATGGGCGGAGCTAATTCTGATTCAGATGTTCGTTCCTGGAGCGTCGTTCTTGGGCCACCTTGGTGGAATACTTGCCGGGATACTTTACATGAAGTTGAGGGGAAACTACTTTGGATCCGATCCTCTGAGTGTTTTGATGAGGAGTGTTGGTTCTGCGTTGAATTGGCCGGTTAGGTTTTTGGGAGGGTTGTTTCGGTCCCGGCGTGGGAGGATCACGGGGAGGGGGACGGTTGGTGGTGGCGGCAATCGGAGGAGGAGGGTTAATAGTGGTGATAATGGGGGTTTCTGGAGGTGCCAGGCTTGCACTTATGATAATTCAGGGTATTTGAGTGTCTGTGAGATGTGTGCTACTACAAGGGATGGAAGTGGATTGGCTTCTATGCAATGGGACAGGGATTTGGATGGACTTCCCTTGGATGAATTGCGGCGCCGAAGGATCGACAGATTTACTGGTAGAAGATGA